In Amycolatopsis coloradensis, one genomic interval encodes:
- a CDS encoding response regulator transcription factor, translated as MRILLVEDERRLAESLRAGLSAEGYAVDVAHNGRDALWYAAEHPYSAMILDIMLPGLNGYRVCRRLRERGDTTPILMLTAKDGEDDEIEALDTGADDFLPKPFSYGVLLSRLRALIRRGGATRPGTLRLGDLELDQASRVCRRGTAEIPLTTKEFALLAYLMKRQGEVVTKAELLENLWDFAASATVNLVEVHVSALRRKIDLPFGAETIRTVRGAGYHVVGSGA; from the coding sequence ATGAGGATCTTGCTCGTGGAGGACGAGCGAAGGCTGGCCGAATCGCTGCGCGCGGGGCTGAGCGCCGAGGGCTATGCCGTGGACGTCGCGCACAACGGCCGCGACGCGCTTTGGTACGCCGCCGAACACCCGTATTCCGCGATGATCCTCGACATCATGCTGCCGGGGCTCAACGGCTACCGCGTTTGCCGGAGACTGCGCGAACGGGGCGACACCACCCCGATCCTCATGCTGACCGCGAAAGACGGCGAGGACGACGAGATCGAGGCGCTGGACACCGGCGCCGACGACTTCCTCCCGAAGCCGTTCTCCTACGGCGTCCTGCTCTCCCGGCTCCGGGCGCTGATCCGGCGCGGGGGAGCGACCCGGCCGGGCACGCTCCGGCTCGGCGACCTCGAACTAGACCAGGCGAGCCGCGTCTGCCGTCGTGGCACGGCCGAGATCCCGTTGACCACCAAGGAGTTCGCTCTGCTGGCGTATCTGATGAAGCGGCAGGGCGAGGTGGTCACCAAAGCCGAGTTGCTGGAGAACCTCTGGGATTTCGCCGCGTCGGCGACCGTGAACCTTGTCGAGGTGCACGTGAGCGCGCTGCGGCGCAAGATCGATCTGCCGTTCGGGGCGGAGACGATCCGGACGGTGCGCGGCGCCGGCTATCACGTGGTGGGCTCCGGTGCCTAA
- a CDS encoding helix-turn-helix domain-containing protein: MVTKRLNGSDDADLMRADSLAREIFSDVANKWALLIIETIGDRTRRFTELRDDIEGISHKMLTQNLRMLERNGLIERTVHPTVPPRVDYTLTEAGHGLRATVDGMCDWTHRFLGHIEDSRRRFDTPVNG, translated from the coding sequence ATGGTGACCAAGCGGCTCAACGGTTCGGACGACGCCGATCTGATGCGGGCGGACTCACTGGCGCGGGAGATCTTCTCCGACGTCGCCAACAAATGGGCGCTCCTGATCATCGAGACGATCGGCGACCGAACCCGGCGGTTCACCGAACTGCGCGACGACATCGAGGGCATCAGTCACAAGATGCTCACCCAGAACCTGCGCATGCTGGAGCGCAACGGCCTGATCGAACGGACGGTGCACCCGACGGTGCCACCGCGCGTCGACTACACCCTCACCGAGGCGGGGCACGGCCTGCGCGCCACGGTCGACGGGATGTGCGACTGGACCCACCGGTTCCTCGGCCACATCGAAGACTCGCGACGCCGGTTCGACACGCCTGTCAACGGTTGA
- a CDS encoding RidA family protein, protein MSITLVNPAGLPEIPAYRQVSIATGSKLVFIAGQVSWDADGVLVGEGDLAAQVEQCYLNIGTALAEAGATFDDVAKITVYVVDWTPDKLALFLEGVDRAAAKLGGTPVPPGTLIGVAALDVPEHLVEVEATAVVD, encoded by the coding sequence ATGAGCATCACCCTGGTGAACCCCGCGGGACTGCCGGAGATCCCCGCCTACCGGCAGGTGTCGATCGCGACCGGGTCGAAGCTGGTCTTCATCGCGGGGCAGGTGTCCTGGGACGCCGACGGTGTCCTCGTCGGCGAGGGTGACCTCGCCGCACAGGTCGAACAGTGCTACCTGAACATCGGCACCGCGCTCGCTGAGGCCGGCGCCACCTTCGACGACGTCGCGAAGATTACCGTCTACGTCGTCGACTGGACGCCGGACAAACTCGCGCTGTTCCTCGAAGGCGTGGACCGGGCGGCCGCGAAGCTGGGCGGCACCCCGGTCCCGCCGGGAACACTGATCGGCGTCGCGGCCCTCGACGTGCCCGAGCACCTCGTCGAGGTCGAGGCGACCGCGGTCGTCGACTGA
- a CDS encoding VOC family protein, whose amino-acid sequence MTVLDSPIPRFHLAMPVDDLAAARAFYGEVLGLEQGRSSDTWIDWNLHGHQFVTHLAPERPRQIHNPVDGHDVPVPHFGLILTVPEFRKLADRLRAADTSFVIEPYVRFEGQTGEQWTMFLLDPAGNALEFKAFADDSQVFAV is encoded by the coding sequence ATGACCGTCCTCGACTCCCCCATCCCGCGCTTCCACCTCGCCATGCCCGTCGACGACCTCGCCGCCGCACGCGCCTTCTACGGCGAAGTCCTCGGCCTCGAACAGGGCCGCAGCTCCGACACGTGGATCGACTGGAACCTCCACGGCCACCAGTTCGTCACGCACCTCGCGCCCGAGCGGCCGCGCCAGATCCACAACCCCGTCGACGGGCACGACGTTCCCGTGCCCCACTTCGGCTTGATCCTCACCGTGCCGGAGTTCCGGAAGCTCGCGGACCGGCTGCGCGCGGCGGACACCTCGTTCGTCATCGAGCCTTACGTCCGCTTCGAGGGTCAGACCGGTGAGCAGTGGACGATGTTCCTGCTGGACCCCGCGGGCAACGCCCTGGAGTTCAAGGCGTTCGCCGACGACTCGCAGGTCTTCGCCGTCTGA
- a CDS encoding maleylpyruvate isomerase N-terminal domain-containing protein: protein MVARVPDPDAMVTAEWTVAETVAHVAMIAKMYTSLVRPDGASILDARGHSQVEKTTVDTVSVLNALVLRGFPERDIQVLVTGLLADIEEVLRVTEGADPGAPLDWLGGSKVPLAGVLAHLVNELQIHGWDIAKALKLPWTIQPADAALFFDLFLVGVLSHDIGHLLDTGEPPRDRRIAVAFRSAYTSPVVLVLHRGRVTVEESGGPVDVRISFDPPTLNLMLFHRVGKPRSALTRKIVVSGPRPWLLPAFLRVVRLP, encoded by the coding sequence CTGGTCGCCCGCGTTCCGGATCCGGACGCGATGGTCACCGCGGAGTGGACGGTGGCCGAAACGGTCGCCCATGTCGCGATGATCGCGAAGATGTACACCTCGCTGGTGCGGCCGGACGGCGCGTCGATTTTGGACGCCCGCGGGCATAGCCAGGTCGAGAAGACCACTGTGGACACCGTTTCCGTGCTGAACGCCTTGGTGTTGCGAGGTTTTCCCGAACGCGACATCCAGGTGCTCGTCACCGGATTGCTCGCGGACATCGAAGAAGTACTGCGGGTGACCGAGGGCGCGGACCCGGGTGCCCCGCTGGACTGGCTCGGGGGTTCGAAGGTGCCGCTGGCCGGCGTCCTCGCGCACCTCGTCAACGAACTGCAGATCCACGGCTGGGACATCGCCAAGGCGCTGAAGCTGCCGTGGACGATCCAGCCGGCTGACGCGGCGTTGTTCTTCGATCTGTTCTTGGTGGGTGTGCTGAGTCACGACATCGGGCACCTTCTCGACACCGGCGAGCCGCCGCGGGATCGACGCATCGCCGTGGCGTTCCGGTCCGCGTACACGTCCCCGGTCGTGCTGGTGCTGCATCGGGGGCGAGTGACGGTCGAGGAGTCCGGCGGACCGGTCGACGTGCGGATCTCCTTCGACCCGCCGACGCTGAACCTGATGCTGTTCCACCGGGTCGGCAAGCCGCGTTCCGCGCTGACGCGCAAGATCGTCGTCAGCGGTCCGCGACCGTGGCTGTTGCCCGCCTTCCTGCGGGTGGTCCGGTTGCCGTAG
- a CDS encoding DHA2 family efflux MFS transporter permease subunit has translation MTETLPETAHDQERAPAKAGLLIGVLVLSAFVMILNETILSVALRDLTVDLQVPTTTVQWLTSGFLLTMAVVIPTTGFLLERFTPRQVFLASLTLFSTGTLVSALAPGFALLLTGRVIQACGTAVMLPLLMTTVMRLVPVEKRGATMGTITIVIAVAPAIGPTIGGAVLSSLGWRWMFWIVLPLSLAALVVGMVQLRLDSDTRKVPLDVLSVVLSALGFGGVLYGLSVSGESAGGHQPVPPWAPIAVGVVALVVFTWRQLRLQKEDRALLDLRPFTHRSFVVSLVLTALLFMCLLGAAAILLPLYLQTVLHTTTFVSGLAVLPGGLVLGLLGRPVGALYDRFGPRPLVIPGAAAMAISLWLFALLGAGSPLIAVIAIHVLLMGGLGLMMTPLMTESLGSLPEHLYSHGSAILATLQQLAGALGTAMFIAVATASTTTAGAVSPDAGGIRTTFMVAGCVGLAAFVGSLFVKKSAGTGAVAAHH, from the coding sequence ATGACCGAGACCCTGCCCGAAACCGCCCACGACCAGGAAAGGGCACCGGCGAAAGCCGGGCTCCTGATCGGGGTCCTGGTCCTTTCCGCGTTCGTGATGATCCTCAACGAGACCATCCTGAGCGTCGCGCTGCGTGACCTGACCGTCGACCTCCAGGTCCCGACCACCACCGTCCAGTGGCTGACCAGCGGCTTCCTGCTCACCATGGCGGTCGTCATCCCGACCACCGGGTTCCTGCTCGAGCGGTTCACCCCGCGCCAGGTGTTCCTGGCCTCGCTCACCCTGTTCAGCACCGGCACCCTGGTCAGCGCGCTGGCCCCGGGCTTCGCCCTCCTGCTGACCGGCCGCGTCATCCAGGCCTGCGGGACGGCGGTGATGCTGCCGCTGCTGATGACCACGGTGATGCGCCTCGTGCCGGTCGAGAAACGCGGCGCCACGATGGGCACGATCACCATCGTCATCGCGGTCGCCCCGGCGATCGGCCCGACCATCGGCGGCGCCGTGCTCTCGTCGCTCGGCTGGCGCTGGATGTTCTGGATCGTCCTGCCGCTCTCGCTCGCCGCCCTGGTGGTCGGTATGGTGCAGCTGCGGCTGGACAGCGACACCCGCAAGGTGCCGCTGGACGTCTTGTCGGTGGTCCTGTCCGCGCTCGGTTTCGGCGGCGTGCTGTACGGCCTGTCGGTGTCCGGCGAATCCGCCGGCGGGCATCAGCCGGTGCCGCCGTGGGCGCCGATTGCGGTCGGTGTCGTGGCGCTCGTGGTGTTCACCTGGCGTCAGTTGCGCCTCCAGAAGGAGGACCGCGCGCTGCTGGACCTGCGTCCGTTCACCCACCGCAGTTTCGTCGTCTCCCTGGTGCTGACGGCCCTGCTGTTCATGTGCCTGCTCGGCGCCGCGGCGATCCTGCTCCCGCTGTACCTGCAGACCGTCCTGCACACCACCACGTTCGTCAGCGGGCTCGCGGTGCTTCCCGGCGGCCTGGTCCTCGGGCTGCTCGGCCGCCCGGTCGGCGCGCTGTACGACCGCTTCGGCCCCCGGCCCCTGGTCATCCCCGGCGCGGCCGCGATGGCGATCTCGCTGTGGCTGTTCGCCCTGCTCGGCGCGGGATCGCCGCTGATCGCGGTCATCGCCATCCACGTCCTGCTGATGGGCGGGCTCGGCCTCATGATGACGCCGCTGATGACCGAATCCCTCGGTTCGCTGCCCGAGCACCTCTATTCACACGGCAGCGCGATCCTCGCCACCCTTCAGCAGCTCGCCGGCGCGCTCGGCACCGCCATGTTCATCGCGGTGGCCACGGCCAGCACGACCACGGCCGGGGCGGTCAGTCCCGACGCGGGCGGTATCCGCACGACGTTCATGGTCGCCGGTTGCGTCGGCCTCGCCGCGTTCGTCGGATCGCTCTTCGTCAAGAAGAGCGCCGGCACCGGTGCGGTGGCCGCGCACCACTGA
- a CDS encoding cupin domain-containing protein, with the protein MFDPILLRAADAEIVSDAPGSEITLLADSDTTDGGFTANRATLKDGVFGTPAHFHIRATEFFFVLEGKLQVLVDETLHTLEKGDFLAVPPKVPHAFGPAAGSDADVLVTFTPGMARFDYYRLLDRVARGEADPSEIAASSKQYDNHYVDSPIWRAARGQ; encoded by the coding sequence ATGTTCGACCCCATCCTCCTCCGGGCCGCCGACGCCGAGATCGTCAGCGACGCGCCGGGCAGCGAAATCACGCTGCTGGCCGACTCGGACACCACCGACGGGGGCTTCACCGCGAACCGCGCGACCCTGAAGGACGGCGTCTTCGGCACCCCGGCCCATTTCCACATCCGGGCGACCGAGTTCTTCTTCGTGCTCGAAGGGAAGCTCCAGGTTCTCGTCGACGAAACCCTGCACACGCTGGAGAAGGGCGACTTCCTCGCCGTGCCGCCCAAGGTGCCGCACGCGTTCGGCCCCGCCGCCGGCTCGGACGCCGACGTCCTGGTCACCTTCACCCCGGGCATGGCCCGCTTCGACTACTACCGGCTCCTCGACCGGGTCGCGCGCGGTGAAGCCGACCCCTCGGAGATCGCCGCGTCCTCGAAGCAGTACGACAACCACTACGTCGACAGCCCGATCTGGCGCGCCGCGCGCGGTCAGTGA
- a CDS encoding ATP-binding protein: MPKAWRSTRFRVALTSFVTSLLALGVVSAWLVLDAQNRLGAGAAQVAKARAAAIVQLLNTGAAPADLLLLVRDSAYEVIDRSGKRVIGCPGLRHGMLSQSDMYKPGDYVSVLEAGAVDESMAGSVGCRGVLGRAVETTETRVHVAAETSGDSKYRIYGAAVVDESGQAALDAVRVTLLAGVPMIALLIGVIAWLAVRRSLRPVEAIRSEVAEIGAHDLSRRVPAPDSADEIAKLAETMNTMLARLDTAVTRQSRFTSDASHELRTPLASLRTQLEVLLAHPDRLDWRDACRNALLDITRLQDLVGDLVLLGKLDNAGPERTTPVRLSEVVESCLSGRRSVRAEIDGDPVVLGDRGRLERLLRNLVDNAQRHTSTGVEIQVSTVDEVAVVAVTDDGPGIPAADRERVFDRFVRLDDGRARDDGGAGLGLAIVAEIAEAHGGSVEVADHDGGARLVVRLPLAKARS, encoded by the coding sequence GTGCCTAAGGCGTGGAGGTCGACCCGCTTCCGGGTCGCGCTGACGTCGTTCGTGACGTCGCTCCTCGCGCTCGGCGTCGTTTCGGCGTGGCTGGTGCTCGATGCCCAGAACCGGCTGGGGGCGGGGGCCGCGCAGGTGGCGAAGGCGCGCGCGGCGGCGATCGTGCAGCTGCTGAACACCGGCGCCGCGCCGGCCGATCTGCTCCTGCTCGTCCGGGACTCGGCCTACGAGGTGATCGACCGGTCAGGCAAGCGCGTAATCGGATGCCCCGGTCTGCGGCACGGCATGCTGAGCCAGTCGGACATGTACAAGCCCGGTGATTACGTGTCGGTACTCGAAGCGGGTGCGGTCGACGAGTCGATGGCGGGGTCGGTCGGCTGCCGGGGAGTGCTCGGCCGTGCTGTCGAGACCACCGAGACACGCGTGCACGTCGCGGCCGAGACGAGCGGCGACAGCAAGTACCGGATCTACGGCGCCGCCGTCGTCGACGAGTCCGGACAGGCGGCGCTCGATGCGGTGCGCGTGACGCTGCTGGCTGGTGTCCCGATGATCGCACTGCTGATCGGGGTGATCGCGTGGCTCGCGGTACGCCGTTCGCTGCGGCCGGTCGAGGCGATCCGCTCGGAGGTCGCGGAGATCGGCGCGCACGACCTCTCCCGCCGGGTCCCGGCCCCGGACAGCGCCGACGAGATCGCGAAGCTCGCCGAAACGATGAACACGATGCTCGCCCGCCTGGACACGGCGGTCACCCGGCAGAGCCGCTTCACCTCGGACGCGTCGCACGAACTGCGTACTCCGCTGGCCTCCCTGCGGACCCAGCTCGAAGTGTTGCTCGCCCATCCGGACCGGCTGGACTGGCGCGACGCCTGCCGCAACGCGCTGCTCGACATCACCCGGCTGCAGGATCTCGTCGGTGACCTCGTGCTGCTCGGCAAGCTGGACAACGCGGGGCCGGAACGGACCACGCCGGTGCGACTGTCCGAAGTGGTCGAGTCCTGTCTCTCCGGGCGGAGGAGTGTCCGGGCGGAGATCGACGGGGATCCGGTGGTCCTCGGCGACCGCGGCAGGCTGGAGCGGTTGCTGCGCAATCTGGTGGACAACGCGCAACGCCATACCAGTACGGGCGTCGAGATTCAGGTGTCCACTGTGGACGAAGTCGCCGTGGTCGCGGTCACCGACGACGGGCCGGGCATTCCCGCCGCGGACCGTGAGCGGGTGTTCGATCGCTTCGTGCGTCTCGACGACGGACGTGCGCGTGACGACGGTGGCGCGGGCCTCGGGCTGGCGATCGTCGCCGAGATCGCCGAGGCGCACGGTGGATCCGTCGAAGTCGCCGACCACGACGGCGGTGCCCGGCTCGTCGTCCGCCTGCCGTTGGCGAAAGCGCGAAGCTGA
- a CDS encoding glycoside hydrolase family 6 protein, which translates to MRFRRKGVSAPSAVGAVLAMVAVPVVLGSSAEAAPGCKVDYTITNQWDTGFGATVTVTNLGDPISGGWTLSWDFPGNQQVQQGWNGSFGQQGTRVTVRDVGWNGSLDTGAAVSPGFNGSYSGTNGKPAVFTLNGTTCTGSTTPTTTTTPGPGGPKADNPYAGAGVYVNPEWSAKAAAEPGGARIANQPTGVWLDRIAAIEGTSTSRGLRAHLDGALQQAAGKPLVVQLVIYNLPGRDCSALASNGELKADELPRYQAEYIDPIATILADPKYATLRVVTVIEIDSLPNLVTNVTPRPTATPQCDVMKANGNYVAGVGYALAKFGAIPNVYNYIDAGHHGWLGWDDNLGPSAALFAQAAKSSGSTLANVHGFVANTANYGALREPYFTVNDSVGGTSVRTSKWVDWNRYVDELSYAQAFRQEAIRAGFPADVGMLIDTSRNGWGGAARPSGPGPSTTVDAYVNGSRTDRRIHLGNWCNQAGAGLGERPKAAPEAGIDAYVWIKPPGESDGASKEIPNTEGKGFDRMCDPTYTGNPRNQNNLSGALPDAPLSGHWFSAQFQELLRNAYPAL; encoded by the coding sequence ATGAGATTCCGCAGAAAGGGTGTTTCGGCACCATCGGCCGTCGGCGCGGTACTCGCGATGGTGGCGGTGCCGGTGGTGCTGGGCTCGAGCGCCGAAGCGGCACCGGGCTGCAAGGTCGACTACACGATCACCAACCAATGGGACACCGGTTTCGGGGCCACCGTCACCGTCACCAACCTCGGTGACCCGATCAGCGGAGGCTGGACGCTGAGCTGGGACTTCCCCGGAAACCAGCAGGTGCAGCAGGGCTGGAACGGCAGCTTCGGCCAGCAGGGCACGCGAGTGACGGTCCGGGACGTGGGATGGAACGGTTCGCTCGACACCGGCGCCGCCGTCTCCCCCGGCTTCAACGGCAGCTACTCCGGCACCAACGGGAAACCCGCCGTCTTCACCTTGAACGGCACCACCTGCACCGGTTCCACCACGCCCACCACCACGACCACTCCCGGTCCTGGCGGCCCCAAGGCGGACAACCCCTACGCCGGCGCCGGGGTGTACGTGAACCCGGAATGGTCGGCGAAGGCCGCCGCCGAACCTGGCGGCGCAAGAATCGCGAACCAGCCGACCGGAGTCTGGCTCGACCGGATCGCCGCCATCGAGGGCACGAGCACGAGCCGCGGGCTGCGCGCCCATCTCGACGGAGCGCTTCAGCAGGCCGCCGGGAAACCGCTGGTCGTCCAGCTGGTGATCTACAACCTGCCCGGCCGTGACTGCTCCGCACTCGCGTCGAACGGCGAGCTCAAGGCGGACGAACTCCCGCGCTACCAGGCCGAGTACATCGACCCGATCGCCACGATCCTCGCCGATCCGAAGTACGCGACGTTGCGGGTGGTGACCGTGATCGAGATCGACTCCCTGCCGAACCTCGTCACCAACGTGACACCACGGCCGACGGCCACGCCCCAATGCGACGTCATGAAGGCCAACGGGAACTACGTCGCCGGTGTCGGCTACGCGCTGGCGAAGTTCGGCGCGATCCCCAACGTCTACAACTACATCGACGCCGGGCACCACGGCTGGCTCGGCTGGGACGACAACCTCGGCCCGTCCGCCGCGCTCTTCGCACAGGCCGCGAAGAGTTCCGGCAGCACACTGGCCAACGTGCACGGCTTCGTCGCGAACACCGCGAACTATGGGGCGCTCAGGGAGCCGTACTTCACCGTGAACGACAGTGTCGGCGGCACTTCGGTGCGGACGTCGAAGTGGGTGGACTGGAACCGCTACGTCGACGAGCTGTCCTACGCGCAGGCTTTCCGGCAGGAGGCCATCCGGGCGGGCTTCCCGGCGGACGTCGGCATGCTCATCGACACCTCCCGCAACGGCTGGGGCGGTGCCGCGCGACCGTCCGGCCCCGGGCCGTCCACCACGGTCGACGCCTACGTGAACGGGAGCAGGACGGATCGCCGCATCCATCTCGGGAACTGGTGCAACCAGGCGGGCGCGGGGCTCGGCGAACGCCCCAAGGCCGCGCCGGAAGCCGGGATCGACGCCTACGTCTGGATCAAGCCGCCCGGTGAATCCGACGGCGCCAGCAAGGAGATCCCGAACACCGAGGGCAAGGGTTTCGACCGGATGTGCGATCCGACGTACACCGGCAACCCGCGGAACCAGAACAACCTGTCCGGCGCGCTGCCCGACGCGCCGCTCTCCGGGCACTGGTTCTCCGCCCAGTTCCAGGAGTTGCTGAGGAACGCTTACCCGGCTCTGTAG
- a CDS encoding GntR family transcriptional regulator yields the protein MSEPGRVVPARRRGLADEVADRVRDAIFGGAYPPGAQLREVELSAALGVSRGPVREALLRLEREGLVRSEWHRGAIVTTLSDVDVAELDSLRSALEQLAVRLVVANAPDADLAALDEIVDRMDRAGDEHEMVRCDIDFHDAVYAASGHRRLVEAWQAIRSQVYLFLLTRIGVSSDGYLASIPAEHRRLAAALRARDGEKALELFAVHRSEAFAVLTGK from the coding sequence ATGAGCGAACCCGGCAGGGTGGTGCCGGCACGTCGTCGCGGGCTGGCGGACGAGGTCGCCGACAGGGTCAGGGACGCCATCTTCGGTGGCGCCTATCCGCCTGGCGCGCAGCTGCGCGAGGTCGAGCTTTCGGCGGCGCTCGGCGTCAGCCGCGGCCCCGTGCGTGAAGCACTGCTGAGACTGGAGCGCGAGGGTCTGGTCCGCAGCGAATGGCATCGCGGCGCGATTGTCACGACCCTGTCCGATGTGGACGTCGCGGAACTCGACAGCCTGCGGTCGGCGCTGGAACAGCTGGCCGTCCGGCTCGTGGTCGCGAACGCGCCGGACGCGGACCTTGCCGCGCTCGACGAGATCGTCGACCGGATGGACCGGGCAGGCGACGAGCACGAGATGGTCCGCTGTGACATCGACTTCCACGACGCGGTCTACGCGGCGTCCGGTCACCGGCGGCTCGTCGAGGCGTGGCAGGCGATCCGGTCGCAGGTGTACCTGTTCCTGCTGACGAGGATCGGCGTGAGTTCCGACGGCTACCTCGCGAGTATCCCGGCCGAGCATCGTCGGCTGGCGGCCGCTCTTCGTGCCCGTGACGGTGAGAAGGCGCTCGAACTGTTCGCTGTCCACCGCAGCGAGGCCTTCGCTGTGCTGACCGGGAAGTGA
- a CDS encoding SDR family oxidoreductase, which yields MRCVVLGATGYVGGRLVPQLLDAGHDVRVVARSPEKVAEEPWRDRVEVERGDVTDPASIETALADCEVVYYLVHSLARKDFVDVDREGARTVAEAAKAAGARRLVYLGGIVPDDEELSPHLASRAEVGRVLLDSGVPALVLQAAVIIGSGSASFEMLRYLTERLPAMVTPRWVRNRIQPIAIRDVLHYLVHAADLPSEVNGAFDIGGPDVLTYLDMMRRYAVVAGLPRRAVVPVPVLTPWLSAQWVNLVTPVPKSIAVPLIESLVHEVVCHDHSIAEHIPDPDAGLTHYEYAVELALTRIRNADVPTRWSDASSAAAPSDPLPSDPDWAGGTVYEDERAQRTDASPEALWDVIESIGGEHGWYSFPLAWSVRGWADRLVGGVGLRRGRRDPRRLHLGEALDWWRVEYLDRPRLLRLRAEMKLPGRAWLELGVESDEDGRTVYRQRAVFEPHGLAGHAYWKGIAPFHGVVFGGMVRNITGAAQGEAS from the coding sequence ATGCGATGCGTGGTGCTCGGAGCGACCGGTTATGTCGGCGGACGGCTGGTCCCGCAACTGCTCGACGCGGGCCACGACGTGCGCGTGGTGGCCCGCTCGCCGGAGAAGGTCGCCGAGGAGCCGTGGCGTGACCGGGTCGAGGTCGAACGCGGCGACGTCACCGATCCGGCCTCCATCGAGACGGCACTGGCCGACTGCGAGGTTGTCTACTACCTCGTACATTCCCTGGCGCGCAAGGACTTCGTCGACGTCGACCGGGAAGGGGCGCGGACGGTCGCCGAGGCGGCGAAGGCGGCGGGTGCCCGGCGGCTGGTTTATCTGGGCGGCATCGTGCCGGACGACGAGGAGCTGTCGCCGCACCTGGCGTCGCGCGCCGAAGTGGGCCGGGTCCTGCTGGATTCCGGAGTACCCGCCCTCGTCCTGCAGGCCGCGGTGATCATCGGTTCGGGTTCGGCGAGCTTCGAGATGCTGCGCTACTTGACCGAGCGGCTTCCCGCGATGGTGACCCCGCGCTGGGTGCGCAACCGCATCCAGCCGATCGCGATCCGGGACGTGCTGCACTATCTCGTGCACGCGGCCGACCTGCCGTCCGAAGTGAACGGCGCCTTCGACATCGGCGGGCCGGACGTGCTGACCTATTTGGACATGATGCGCCGATACGCCGTCGTCGCCGGTCTGCCGAGGCGAGCGGTCGTACCCGTTCCGGTGCTCACTCCGTGGCTGTCCGCGCAGTGGGTCAACCTGGTCACGCCCGTGCCGAAGTCGATCGCCGTACCGCTGATCGAATCGCTGGTGCACGAGGTGGTCTGTCACGACCACTCGATCGCCGAGCACATCCCCGACCCCGATGCCGGCCTGACGCATTACGAGTACGCCGTCGAACTGGCGCTGACCCGGATCCGCAACGCCGACGTGCCGACCCGCTGGTCGGACGCGTCGAGTGCCGCGGCGCCTTCGGATCCACTGCCGAGTGATCCGGATTGGGCGGGCGGGACGGTCTACGAGGATGAACGGGCGCAGCGGACGGATGCCTCGCCGGAGGCGCTGTGGGACGTCATCGAGTCGATCGGCGGGGAACACGGGTGGTACTCGTTCCCGCTGGCTTGGTCGGTCCGCGGCTGGGCCGACCGGCTCGTCGGCGGTGTCGGGTTGCGGCGCGGGCGGCGGGATCCGCGGCGGCTGCATCTCGGCGAGGCGCTCGACTGGTGGCGCGTCGAATATCTCGATCGGCCGCGCCTGCTGCGGTTGCGGGCGGAAATGAAGCTGCCGGGGCGCGCCTGGCTCGAACTCGGCGTCGAGTCCGATGAGGACGGTCGGACCGTGTACCGGCAGCGAGCGGTGTTCGAGCCGCACGGGCTGGCCGGGCACGCGTACTGGAAGGGGATCGCGCCGTTCCACGGTGTGGTGTTCGGTGGCATGGTCCGCAATATCACCGGTGCGGCACAAGGAGAAGCCTCGTGA